CTTGgataatcgatcatcatttatcaattaatcaaatttttgaacAGAAAATTGGCTTCTGTTACTTAATATAATCACACATCATTTGCCATTTGATTcgttgaaagaaaaaaaagcagcaggcaacaacaacaacagaaaagaataaattgaatttcgatGACACGAAATCGAATGTTACAACATTAACATGGACAAATCAATAATAGTGATAACCGGCAAtagtgaaaagaaaagaaaaaagccAATATTTGACAACATTTcatcgacaatcatcatttgaaacatttatttatgttgtatacaatcgatttttcaacaacaacaacaacaacaacaacaaaaacagcagcagcactggggtaaaaaaaaatttttttttttttgccaattaGAATGgtaagaaaaagaagaacatttttcaatttgacaaTGATCAGGAAGCACACAAAGacacattattttcatacattgaaaattgaaatactaatacacacacacacacacacacatgcacacataatggattcaattcaattgaatttcattgaagaaattatagttttttctttcaatcaaatataatcatcatcatcatcatcgtcatcaatatcatcatgatgtcGGTTCAAGACATGATGAATTCTTCGACttttactactactactactacaactACCACcgccacaatcatcattattatcattataaacatcattcagagaattagttttttttttctttataaaaTACATATACAACACATGAACATGAACTAACAGAATAAAGTAGTAGCATTCATAAATACTAAAAGAGAATTCTtgtttaaaaagaaaaagaactACTATACTCAATGTGTCTGTGCATGaaaattcttcttcttgttaGTAacgaattttgatgatgaggattcTTCCCCATATATAaccaaacacatacacacacacacacacacaattacCCGGTAATACTTAaaatacataaaaaaaagatattttGCGCATTCTCACTGAATATTCGTTTCTGGATCGcaatgtatgtgtatgtgtgtgttttttttcttgaatccATTTTTCAGAATCTTGCAGGCTACActgtatttattattattatcattattattattattatccacatTTTATACGTGTagtatttgtatttttctgttttgttacTGATATAGTCCCTTACACTCACTCTCTTTTCGTGtatttaatgataaattctttttatacactcacacaaacatacacacacacattcaaaaATGAGAATATTTCGATTCATCACTCATCAACcaacagcgaaaaaaaaagtctggCAGCTCTAAGAATATATCCAcgaagaatatttttcaatgaaacgaaattttCAGAAAATAAATCTGTTAGAAATCAATGCACATTCGACatttaaaacacacacacacacacacacatgaccACCATAAAATGTATATAGCGGTGGCAgataaatattattatttgtttcatcaaacacatgaaataataaaatgattctgTGATtctgaaaccaaaaaaagaataaaaaaaaacatccaaaAAATGTAATGGATGTATatgtgataaaaaaataaaaaagattgtgatgatgatttctttgTGAGAATATTCTATGGCTAAACACATAAATTCTTTACACACCAACGCCAGCACCAAGATGGAAAAATATggtttttttatcatatgTGTCTCAACCCCCCCCCCACGCATTTTTCTACCCATTTATATAgatatttaataatttttttctcatcatctttttcattgttatatTTGGATTCGAAAGAATTctggctattttttttttgtttttttttctttgattctcTTCTCTCGATTAGCAGAGTAGAATAAAAttgggtttttttcaatctggTATCTATCTAAACGCATgcacgaatttttttttttcttcactgtaatggatgtgtgtgtttgtttgtgcaTGATGATAGATGTTCTTCTTTGGAAGGTGGGGGGGGGGGAGTtaatataacaataatgaacaaagaGCGGCTAAagacctttttttcttctggtgtgtgtgtatgtgttttatttatttttctcatccattcattttacgacatgaaaataatagaaaaaatattggtaAAACATTGTatacaatgataaaaattagCCAAAATATTTCGGCagttttaaatgaaatgatttccCTATAATTAGTTTTACTTTGTATCCACGATACAAATGGATCAATACgtacgaataataatttattattacatttaCTTTTACCGATCAATATGGCAACTAAATGAttgtaaatattttcatcatcattatcattatcatcattattgtcagTCATCCATATCTTGAACATTAATGGAAtaccaatgaatgaattctgaATGTAAAgcaaagaaataaaaaaacttgaattaaTCACAGAATAAGAatcagaatattttttctttttttacatacaatatcatcatcatcatcatcatcattagcattGGTGGTTATATTGTATAAACATGGATTATcacattcataataataatgatattcatTCCAATCATTTATATGTGGTATACATTTTATCGGGCTATTTATacatttataatgataataatggaacaCTGTCTCTACATTTGGTATAtataattttccatttaaatttaatgatgatgatgatgatgatcgtcgtcgttgttgttgttgttgttgatgatattgttcCATCTGGTGTCGATGAATCGTACAAGAATTATTAAATTCTATTAATGGTAAttctggtgatgatgattctgattctgattcattattataatgatgatgttgatgatcaatttgtaataaaagtaaatttatattatcatcaatattataataataatgattattattatggctaTATGGATGACGAAATGTTCGTTTAATCTTTATATCTAATGGAATTAGAttctgtttattattattattatcattttcaatggcaaatattttcatcatattcttTTCGAATGGATAGCTGCAACAGTGAATttaagaatgaatgaatattcaaaattaataGACGAGGGGTGTTGTGGAGGGCAAACCTTTTTAAACATGAActcaatgataatattagatcattatcgattagATAACCAAAAcatgaatgattttgataacgtgataatgaaattaatatCATTACCATTGGCATtaggttattattattattattttccattgtGATTCTATTGCCttgattcatatattttgaaaataaatcagtAATatacacgaaaaaaaatgaaataaaatgaaactcACATCGAATAATGGTGGATGTGgctaaatgatcatcatcgtgatcatcattattctccATGATTATAAAGTttattacatttttattttcttgttgttgttgttgttgatgaaaatttcttgtcagatttttttgtattatatgattattatgatttaagaaattctttttgacTGTATGACCGGATGTCGTATAAGTACtttgaaaacaataaacggaaatgaaataaatgaagataaaaatgttgaccatttttgttttctctttctctttttcaagtcaattccttttttttcacgtttGCAATTAAACTTTATACTTATAAACTCACTGCTAAACAATCGAAATCGAAAAACAACCAGGGTAAACTTAATTTAGAATTAAAGCtcggaagaaaaaaaaacaagccacacagaaaacaaaaatttccacATTAAATTGAGCCAAGAAATCGatggttgaatgaaaatgaaaatgaaaatcaaaagaaaaaattcaaacttaCCGGATCTGAATCTATGGTTGATCGAATGTTGCCGTTTGTTGTAGTAGCCGATGTATTTTCCGTTTTCGTACCGGATTCAGCAACAATAGCCACATCAATACTACTGGATGTAAATAAATGTTtaccataatgatgacgtGATGATGGTTTCTGATATGATCGTGATCttccatgatgatgtccAGCACCATTGATTAATACTTCTTCACCACCACGTGGTAAACTTATTGGtggttgctgctgctgttgctgatttgttgttgtttgatgattattaactTGTccattcgttgttgttgttgttgttgttgtagaagctaaatattaaatttgggaaaaaaataggaaaacagagagagagagagacaaaattaatttgaataatttaaaatggGGAACAAACTTCTCCTCAACCCCTTCATTTCACAAGTGAAAtggatcatgatgatgaacatagacaaacaagcaaacaaacgaaaagtAAAAACTTGACATTTACAAACACAGActataaatgtgaaaaaaaagttggaaaaaaagatttagttttttttagctCATAAAACCGAAGACGATTAATGGCAATGGATGATGGTAGCAAGCAAtaaacaatatcatcatcatcatcatcatcatgaaagaagaatattctatatttgaatgtttaagtgaaaaatgttttttttttactttctctatttatcgatgatcattttgtttgttttgttgacaGGAAACTTTGTTggttttcaaagttttttgttttgttttcgtcaTTGTTTGGtgcaaacaacaataaataaatgaattcaaccgtgtgtgtgtgtgtctcattcattttttttctaccattCTGTTTTATATGTCGCATTCAATCTTTGTTGgtgttgaaatgaaatggaatgaaaaatcaaaaaacaatgaaataaatgtgtgtgtgtgtgtgtgtgcttgtCAAGAGttttccacaaaaaaaaacaaaacaaaaaagtttgtcAAAGTCAAAAGATTCGTTTGGATTTTCTTTCGTAGTTAGTGTGGCTTGCTGAAATCTAtaaatccaaatttttttctttggtcaACTTTTCCGATGTATGGACTGTTGTTTTAGTTTCGTGGTTGTGTAAAGtaaagtgaaaaataaaaaattatctgTCTAGCAACAATCAACGAACCAAGTAAATATTTCAATAGCgaacaaacaatgacaaaaagaagaagaatcgTCCATTCTCGAATTCTCATCTGACAATttagtttaattttttttttgacctagccaaaaaaaacatgatggaaaaaaaaatcattcaataaaattctattaacaattcaattaggtattgaaaatgaattttcattttcacacaAGTGGATAAGGCATATACACATATCAAAGTTCAAGTGTATGTTTTATAACAATAAATTAAAGTATTAGGAAATGTGAAGAGAGattgaaaatacaaaaaaaaattcaatcgaatttttttatttcaccgAAATTCTCTTCAATTCTTTTccattctattctatttcTGTTTCTCTCACAcagatatgaaaaaaaatccactaAAGTCAAGTCAATCAATAAGTTATGAAGGTCCTAGAGAATAggaaaagaaatcaaattcttattgaattcgattgtaaacgaaaaaaaaacccgaaagaagaaatcaatcgatcgttgtcatcatcatgttgatgcCCTAACTCCCTCtctttaaatcatcatttgatttcacTACCATTCTGTTGTTATTTggatcattcaatgaaatgaaatatagaaataaaaatcactCAGTATAGTTGCCAATGAATCGGAAACAGgccaatcaatatatatatagagaaagagagagatgTCGTTTGATGGGCGAcaatgacacacacacacacacacacacactcacactgataaaatgacgatgacaaacaacaatcttCAAATGACGAAAATAGAAATtctcaattcattcatctatctatctataattttatttagtTCCATCATacaaccaagaaaaaaaaaattgctgacaacattcaaaaaataataataataaacgagtgtcatcatcgattgaattcaatcatcattgaatgatgatgatgatgatgacaatgaagtTGATGTATCAATTAACAATGATATGTCATGTATCGATGTCAATgggtgaatgatgatatatgtTTACCaccaaaacacacacacacacacacacttggtGTGTTGTAAAGAAACTATATCCGATTATAGCAGTAGtcaaaattaatcaacaagaaaaaacagaGTGTGAATTAACGGtttttctactttttctgttcgtttcatttcattcaaaaccaatcatcatcatcatcatcatcatgatcaccaAACGGGAATTATTTCTCGTTCACTGGATGGATATATCCAGGATGAGAAATGGTCACTACATTATTTgtgttcatttattttgcatttatttatttttattcgatttatttCGATCGAAATTCgatattgatcatcaccagcaaacaccaacaaaaaaaagcccGAATTCATTGCAAGCTCGTAAAAACACGTAAACCAAActgaaaaggaaaaaaaataaccgacgtgcaaaaaatttataaaaaaaaataacttttaAAACTTTTCAACTCGCAAACTTTATTTgcaataaaatcattaacATAATTCTCACCAAATTCATAACATGACAAGAATTctattcaatcatttaaatcaggaaaacaaaatgtaagaaaaattttgattccaaaagaaaaaagaaaaaacttttaccGAAATTCAGtttagccatcatcatcatcatcatcagcaacaatataaacaaaacaacaaaaaaaaatcgatcattggacaatcgattatcattattgttgttgttgttagccagctaaaaatcaataatcaataattgtttccattatattcaatcaaataatcattaaccattttttttcttgatttcgATAGAAGAATATAACAAACGAAACACCattagagaaaaaatttcacatacagaaatggatgaaaaataaatgtgcgaaaaagcaaaaaaaaaaaaagaaagaggagagaaattctttcaaattcataatgattataatgataatggaaaaaaaattctcaacaacaacaacaacagcagcaaaaaaaaatcaaataaataaagattCTTTCCCTGGATTTCcaaaacagaaatttttttttcaacattaaacaacaaaaaaacaaattccaaCAATGgtggaatggaaaaaaaagccaaaacatttgaaacatggaaatgaaaatggaccatgtgtctgtgtgtgtatgtagaAACCAGAACCAGAACCAGAATcaagacaaaacaaaacaaaaaaaaaatacagaataaatgaatgaaacttACATTTGGCAAaagatttttgatgatgataatgattatgatgatgatgattattgttaatgttattattactattgcTGTTGCTggtactgttgttgttattgttattattatgtttacCAAGATAACAAATGGGACCGtaaatcatgattattattaaagtccatatattttatttatttttttttcatttttattcagtcaattttcattatcagtgatgttttgtttgttgtacGGAACAAACAAGAGAACACCGGGGCGGGGAGAGAGAGTTGAgaaatgtatgaaaaaaaaacctgaattGAAACgtcacaaacaaaaacaggaACTGGAATGATATTAAAATTCATGCAGTTTTCACTGTATTTTGATAGCcaagaatcagaatcagagtttataattttttgtttgtttctagTTTCAAAAAGATTTCAAAAACCGATCAAAGATCAATATGACACATCAATAcacaacgtttttttttgagagaTATTGAAAAACGTGATCACtgaatgaccatcatcatcaaaattatcagtCTGTAAGTGTGTGGTCAGttgaattataattttgttgaaaattcgtgattcaatgatgatccaaacaaataaattcaatgaccacaaacacaaacatcacaaacaaaaacaaaacaatagcaaaaaaaaaatcaaacaaccaTTCATGCCAAAGTCATGATAGTGAATGTGTATGCCATTCGTTTGCAAATTGAAAGCGCGAAAcgaaaagaatattcttttctttgTAATTTCCCCTTTGCGTACGCGCATTCAAAAACATACATTTCCTAGAAATAATaggttccatcatcatcaatggaatgaaaccaaaaaaaaaaaaaaaaaagaaacaagagAATAatgcaaccaaaaaaaaaagaaaagaaaatttggcGGCATTTCAtcccgaaaaaaattctttattctctcaatcatcaaaattgcatattattaatttgataatgataataatttcaagtataatcaaatgaatagGCTCCTCTCTGactgaatgaatagaaaatttcTTCTCAATCTGTTactaattattttttttcctgtttttcgcaaaattattaatgagAAAGTGAGCGCCAAACCTAAAAATTGGCTCATTATTGGAATTATTTAAcatgagagaaagaaaatgaaacaaaaaatcaaaaatgatacaCATGAacacaaatcaaatgaattctttgtcaataaaatggaaagaaagagaaaaaaagatgcatTCTTTCTattcgtaaaaaaaaaaatttaaaattcataaacTACTGgattccggttttttttctgcattctttgcggaaaaaaataaggtagaaaaaacaacattttcatttccgaattcaaaaacaaaaacatagaaaaatccaatttttctctttctctctctctcgtatccatttattcaatttttttttggtcgtttgtttgtttaaaagtaaacaaaacagaaaaaaaaatttaaaatttaaaattccatcatcatcatcatcatcactataatACCATGCCATTATCTTCTTCTATCTAGCttgaatgttgataattctcgtttctttttttttcactcgaATATCAAATGTCTacttttttgtgtgtgtgtgtgtgtgtacacattgaatatatataacatGATTATGAGATGACAgaattttctattcaaacAATCATGGCAATGAATAAAGTGGAGTACAAgggtagaaaaaaagaattttttcttttgatctttctggattctttttttcttctggatCATATCACTTGAATGTTGAAAACTatagaaaaatataatttgtaTGGCATGTAACCAGATattctaacaaaaaaaaaaaaaaaaatggaaaaaaagctaAATATAATGTGTTTGCgatatcataatcattagaTAGATTAGAATCATACCAAcgtaattgaatttaatcaattaaagtttcaaataaaattctcaACGAATAAGAAAGAAACTCATAGCAACCGattgaaaagaatattctttataCCTATAACAATTCAAATAACTTACTGTTTGGAAATTTGATTccacctgatgatgatgatgatgattggttaaTTGGATTTGTAGCATTAGTAGTAGTTGGTTTAGCCATAATCGCtggtgttgttgtcgatgtctGCCTTGGTAATATAGCTGGTCGTAATGGTTTCGATGATTGAGGTGGTGGTTGTATTGTATTTGGAGAATTTTCACGATTTAATGATTTActaaatgttgttgtttgatttgcaTAATGTACACGTTTCTGATGTCTTGGTACCATTGGTGGTGGCggctgtgatgatgatgatggtggtggtggtggtgatgatgttgatcgttgttgattttgattctgatACTGATTCTGATTCCGATTATGATCATATGGTTCtaaatccaatgatgatgaatgatataGATAGGAACGTGCCAAATTCTGTTGCTGTAATTTTATACGATTTCGTAATAATGCTTGGCTAGAGTTGACATCTGGTGGtgattatatgaaaaaaaaaatttaaatttattttttttctatacaaaacaataatctctggcaaaataataataataataaaaaaatggtaaatgtcaatcgatcaatcaatcaattggtGTTTATCATtccatgaaaatgaaaaagaaaaaacttatccatttgccattttaaaaaatcgaTCTGGAATCTAAATCTTCATTCACTGATTCATTAATGATATTTTGATatacgcatacacacacaaagttCCTGGATCGATACtcatacaaataataatcgattatagTTCATGTCACgcaatgaacaattttttgctAATCTTGTTGTCTATATGTTGTCataacttgttgttgttgttgttgttgttgattttatgaGGAAGGGGAGTTAATCatattaaaatgatgatgataatgatgacgacatatttttcgttttgtttttattttaatataTTTCAAATACCGTtacaatcacacacacagatacatACATTATTAGATAGATTTGACGTATGCCATTTACAATGGCAtgcatacatacatacaacacgtatatatatgtggcatggatcgattttgatttacaTGAATcccacatatatatattcattttaggtaataaataaataatgaatgtaaatgtaatgatgatgatgacgacatatgaatatcatcatcatcgtcgtagtcgtcgtcgtcattcattcattatctaTTCCAATCATCAACGAATGGTGcatttacaataataatgcttgtttgtgtatgcgtgtatgtgtttgatcaaccaaacaaccaaccagccaaccaaccaaacaaccGAACCACATTTTTAtagacattgaaaattttttttttcataaccaagataaacaataatttaataataataatgaatcaaggattcgtttattcatttcattcattcaggtggtgacatttttttttttcgtgattAGCATAGAAACCGAGTCTGTCTctttcactctctctctctctcactcactCTGGTTCGTTTTCCCTGATATATAAAGAACGTatgtcaaatttttcatcgaaaaacaaacattcaaaatttgttttttcaatttttttttgtttgaatattatgagtggtttgttttgtaaaacaaaaaaaaaattgtcatcaaaaCCATGTTCATGTGATGCGTTcatagcagcagcagcagataTTTAGATGTAAATGAcgagtgaataaaaaatgaaaataaaaaacaaacaaaacaagtgatcatcatcatcatcatcgattgccAAGTGTTGAATGTACAGttatgggttttttttcattcattgtaaatattctgtcatcatcatcatcatcatcatcgtcataattGCAATtctgaatttcaattcaaaaaatttttttttgacaggagaaaaaaaatagttttttttttgtttccatttcatttttattgcaaTCATActcctacacacacacacacacacacacacacacacacagtgtgagatttttttttttttttttttttttttggtgagaAATTACgcatttttctcttttttttcgtttctataagaagaatattctattcaattgaaaattgtcatcattctaGTTCCAGAATGTCTTCgacaacaatttcatcatcttttaataataaaaaaaattcacaacaacaacaacaacaacaacagcagcggCCACAttatacagaaaaaattgaaaattattatcgtaCAAGTGAAAATGTTTATAGATTGGCTGATCATCATACAAATCATCCAAATATGTCCGAATGGATTATAAACTATCCACGACAATtatattttaataataataacaagaattatattaatattaataatcaaaatgatgatttatatgaATTACATGTCGATGTAACTGGTTATAAACCGGATGATATTAGTGTAAGTACAAAAGATGATTTATTAATCATAAATGGTCATTATGAACAGAATGATCAACATCGAAATGGTTATCAATCCAAAGAATTTACATATAAATATCAATTGCCTAAATTTTTGGTCaaagataaaatgaaatgtatgTTTAAAGATAATGGCCATCTATTGATTGAAGCACCAATTGAACAGCCAAATACAAGACAAATACcgataaaaatattgaatgaaccatcatcaacaccatcaccatcaccatcatcatcaacatcgacaacgGCCAAATTAATTAATGGTCATAATCGGTCATCGGCTACATCGATtacaactactactactaat
This is a stretch of genomic DNA from Dermatophagoides farinae isolate YC_2012a chromosome 2, ASM2471394v1, whole genome shotgun sequence. It encodes these proteins:
- the LOC124496463 gene encoding alpha-crystallin A chain-like, which produces MSSTTISSSFNNKKNSQQQQQQQQQRPHYTEKIENYYRTSENVYRLADHHTNHPNMSEWIINYPRQLYFNNNNKNYININNQNDDLYELHVDVTGYKPDDISVSTKDDLLIINGHYEQNDQHRNGYQSKEFTYKYQLPKFLVKDKMKCMFKDNGHLLIEAPIEQPNTRQIPIKILNEPSSTPSPSPSSSTSTTAKLINGHNRSSATSITTTTTNNNEHDDNNVATITTTSKNNSVSHV